The Mesorhizobium sp. M3A.F.Ca.ET.080.04.2.1 genome contains the following window.
CCTGCCTTGTCAGTTCGGCTAGCTCTTCGACAACTTCGCGCTTGAAGGCAAGTTCCTCGAGTTCTTTGTAAGCGTAACCTGCCCTGCGGTTCAGGTCGCGCAGCTTTAGTCGCATTTCAGTTGTCGGCGTTCGGACAGCTACCCGATAGAGTTGAGATGCCTGCTCCCAAAGGACCCTTAGCCTCTCAACTTCTGCGCGCCATTCCGCTGCCTGCCGATGTCGATCGGATTGCAACTCCTGCGACTGGTCAAGCTGCCTCTGATAGTCGTTGAGGAGGCGCATCGACCTCCTTTTTGTGAGGTCATGATCATACGCGTTCTTACAGAGCGCACACGCCCCCTCCACCTCATTTTCACGGATTGGGGATAGGCAAGCCGGGCACAAGTCGAACTTGAGATTCGAAAATTGCTCTACGACTGCACCAGACTCGGTTAGTTGCTCAATCTTGCGTCCCAACGCGGCAATGAAATCGTTCGAGTCTACTATCTCGAATTCGATATCCCGAAGTTGGACCGTTAGCCTGGCTATCTCCTCTTGGAAACTGACCACCCTGCCTAGAGTCGCATCCTGATCATTTAGGGTTAGGCGATCGTCGAATTGCGCATCAAATATCTGCGCCTCAAGCTTTTCGATCTCGGAGTTCAACTCGTCCAGGCGACGCTCGAGCCCGGCCTGTTCCTGCCCCAGCCACTCCAACGTCAATGGATGCCCAGATCGCCCATGAGTCCTTATCAGGGTCGCTTGTTTTTTTGAAACATCCGTGAACTCGGCCTCGGCCTCCCGCCTCCTGATCTTAGCCTTATAATATTTGTCGCTGTATGCTCCGCACAGCAAATCGCCAACCGATTGCCGAGTCAGCGCATCATCGAATGTCTGACTTCTAAATATCTTATCCACGGGGCTAAGCTGGTCTGAATACAGAAGCCTCAACACCTGATTCATTGTCACTTTGGTCGTTTGATTATCATACTGCACTTCAGGCAGGCCAAGACACCGGAATAGGACCTGTGAGAAGCTGTCTTTCTCGCCCCGCCTGTAAGGATAAATTTCCCAGCCTTCGCCCGCCGATGCCAGAGCTTCTTGCCAACCACCAAGAAAAATGCGCATCGGACGAGATGACTTAGGATCGATGTCCCTTGAAAGCGCCAACTGCTGGCCATTAATCCTGACTCCGATAGTCACGCTATCGCAACGCAAGGCGCTCTCACGCCATTGAGTCTCAAGGAAGTCTCCGCCGAGCGCATAAAATAAAAAGTCCATAATTGTGGACTTTCCGGAGCTATTTTCACCCCTTATAATATTCAACCCAGAATGAAAATCGGCCGAGAATACCGTTTTCCCTGACCCAAAGACCGAGAGATGTTCAACCTTCAGATTTGGCTTAAATATTGTCATAGCGATACTCATCCAAGCCGGAGCGGTGCTTCAAGCCGCCATCGCCGGCATAGGGTAACTTTATCAACTCTTGTGAGAGGAACTCCACCAGCTCCCTATTATTGTCGTTAAATTTCGCGGTTAACGAATTTAGTCCGCTGCTTAACGCATCCACATCGATCCTAACAGCTGCATCTCTGCTCCCCGACGCGACCCCGGCGGATATCAATCCACCTAAAGCAGCCATCTGTATCGGCTCTATGCGAGCGAAAAGCGTCCTCGGGGCGGGAGTGACATCGTATTTCGTGGCGATGTATGCCTTTAGGATGCTGTTTTTTCTCTTCGCAAAATTTTTGATCGACCGGCTTGCTGTTATTTCCTTGATTAACCACGGAAAACAGAGGAAGAAATCAACTATCCTGAGCTTCTGATAATCTATCTTCTGCTCGTCTGCTGCACGCAAAGCGCATATCATGCGAAAGACAGTATGGTATGGGTCATAGGCAGAAGGAATATGATAGCGTAAACATCAATGCCACCGAACCCAGCATCGATCGGCGAGCCAGAAAATCATACCCTTTATAAGAGTATGAGTGATGAGCAAGTGGTCGCTCCCAACACTGGCGTCTATTTCGGCTATTGTTGGATTTATGATCTTTTCCTCAACGACGCACTCGACAGATGTGCGGTCTAGAGCTTGGCCGTTGTGCATTATATGCGCTTCAAACACCTCGTGAATTCCTTGACAGGAAGATAGCGAATATTTTTTGTGCTGAGCTAAAGGGCTCAAGGGCCATGAGCTTCTTCTGAAATAGCTCTTTCTTTTTCAGGGCACTTTTGATTTCGTCACTACGCCCTACATACGCAAGTTTGTCCTCAAGACCGACGATCTCTTCATCTTCGCGGTGATCGACGAACATCTGGAGGGCGTCGATGAACGAGTCAACTTGTTCGCCAGACTGAATCTGGGCGTTAAGCTTTTCGATCAGGACAGCGACCTGGGACAACCTGTTCCTTCCCCCTGTAGGAACGAACCGCAATTCGACGCGTCTGGGTTAATGTTGTCAATCTACAGGAGTTTCGCAAGGCCCAGCGTCCACAATTCGGTACTACGTGCCGTGGTCCTCTCAGCAGAGGATAGATATACTAGTCCCCCATCTTCAGCGCCTGGATAAACGCCTCCTGCGGAATATCCACCTTGCCGAACTGCCGCATCCGCTTCTTGCCCTCTTTCTGCTTGTCGAGCAGCTTGCGCTTGCGGGTGACGTCGCCGCCGTAGCATTTGGCGGTGACGTCCTTGC
Protein-coding sequences here:
- a CDS encoding ABC-three component system middle component 5; amino-acid sequence: MRAADEQKIDYQKLRIVDFFLCFPWLIKEITASRSIKNFAKRKNSILKAYIATKYDVTPAPRTLFARIEPIQMAALGGLISAGVASGSRDAAVRIDVDALSSGLNSLTAKFNDNNRELVEFLSQELIKLPYAGDGGLKHRSGLDEYRYDNI
- a CDS encoding ABC-three component system protein translates to MSQVAVLIEKLNAQIQSGEQVDSFIDALQMFVDHREDEEIVGLEDKLAYVGRSDEIKSALKKKELFQKKLMALEPFSSAQKIFAIFLSRNSRGV